From one Idiomarina sp. X4 genomic stretch:
- a CDS encoding Glu/Leu/Phe/Val dehydrogenase dimerization domain-containing protein — protein sequence MSLFEHPEFDNHEQVVFCHDQESGLKAIIAIHDTTLGPSLGGTRLWNYSSSAEALTDVLRLSRGMTYKSAMAGLPLGGGKAVIIGDAKKVKSEDLFRAYGRFIESLSGRYITAEDVNIRTEDIDIVAKETSHVAGTADKAGDPSPHTALGTYLGLKAAAKHRLGSEDLKGVKIAVQGLGSVGYDFAKYCAEDGAELIVTDINEESVERAVNELGAKAVGLDEIYSVDADIYAPCALGATINDETLKQLKVKIIAGSANNQLANPKHDQAVKDMGILYAPDYVINAGGVIHVCSEAANMSLEETDKRVRAIHDTLDKLFARAKEEDRPTGVIADEMAREIIAKGKQ from the coding sequence ATGTCTCTATTCGAGCATCCTGAATTTGATAATCACGAGCAAGTTGTATTCTGTCATGACCAGGAATCTGGCTTGAAAGCAATTATTGCTATTCATGACACTACATTAGGCCCAAGCCTTGGCGGTACTCGCCTTTGGAACTATAGCTCATCAGCGGAAGCACTAACTGACGTACTGCGCCTGTCTCGTGGTATGACTTACAAAAGCGCAATGGCTGGCTTGCCGTTGGGCGGTGGTAAAGCCGTTATTATTGGCGACGCTAAGAAAGTTAAGAGCGAAGACCTGTTCCGTGCGTATGGTCGCTTCATTGAGTCGTTAAGTGGTCGTTATATTACCGCAGAAGACGTCAACATCCGTACTGAAGATATCGACATTGTGGCCAAAGAAACCAGCCACGTTGCCGGTACTGCTGACAAAGCCGGTGACCCTTCCCCGCATACAGCTTTGGGTACTTATCTGGGCTTAAAAGCAGCGGCAAAACACCGCTTGGGCAGCGAAGACTTAAAAGGCGTAAAAATTGCTGTGCAAGGTTTAGGCTCGGTCGGTTATGACTTTGCTAAGTACTGTGCAGAAGACGGCGCTGAGCTTATCGTTACCGATATAAATGAAGAGTCTGTTGAGCGTGCAGTTAACGAGTTAGGCGCGAAAGCCGTTGGTTTGGATGAAATATACAGCGTTGATGCTGATATTTACGCACCTTGTGCATTAGGCGCAACCATTAATGATGAAACGCTGAAGCAGCTAAAAGTGAAAATTATTGCGGGCAGCGCTAACAACCAATTAGCAAATCCTAAGCATGATCAGGCAGTCAAAGACATGGGCATTTTGTATGCACCAGACTATGTCATTAATGCTGGCGGTGTTATTCATGTCTGCTCTGAAGCGGCAAACATGAGCTTAGAAGAAACGGATAAGCGTGTTCGCGCTATTCACGACACGCTAGACAAGCTGTTTGCACGAGCTAAAGAAGAAGACCGCCCAACCGGCGTTATTGCTGATGAAATGGCAAGAGAGATCATCGCCAAAGGTAAGCAGTAA